Sequence from the uncultured Draconibacterium sp. genome:
CTATCACCATATTCACATTTAACGCCGCTGAAAGGTGCTTTACCTCGTTTTGGTCGCCTTGTTTTTTTAAGTTCCAAATTCTATCCATGCTGCGTTATTGTGTTTTCAAGATGTGAATGGGCAAAGATACAAAATGCAACCGCATATGGAAATAAAACATTCACCCTCAACATTATTTTTTAATTGATTCAGTGTTACAACAACAATTACAACCGATCTGTTTTATTATCTTTGCCCAAATTTTTTTAAAGGGATTCGGGAAACTTTTCCCGGGCAATAAATTGTCATTTAAACAAAAGAGTGACAGCAAAATAAAAGTGAAGAAGAAATGAGTCATCAGGAATTAAGCGAACAAGAGATCATCAGACGAAATTCGTTGCAAAAAATGCGCGAGTTGGGGATCGACCCCTACCCGGCGGCACAGTACCACGTAAATACCAACACCAAAGAAATAAAACAGAACTTCAAGGAAGAGGAGAAGAATTTTCAGGATGTAGTGATTGCCGGCCGTTTGATGAGCCGCAGAATTATGGGAAAAGCTGCGTTTGCTGAGATCCAGGACCACGAAGGACGTATTCAGATTTACGTTAACCGCGACGAAATTTGCACGGGCGACGATAAAGTGATGTACAACGAAGTGTTCAAGAAATTGCTCGACATTGGCGATATCATTGGCGTAAAAGGACATGCTTTTATCACGCAAATGGGCGAATTAACCATTCATGTTACTGAATTTACAGTGCTGAATAAATCGTTGCGCCCCTTGCCGATTGTAAAAGAAAAAGATGGTAAAACCTTTGATGCTTTTACCGATCCGGAACAACGTTACCGCCAGCGTTACATCGATTTGATCGTTAACCCTGAAGTGAAAGAGACATTTAAAAAACGGACGATTATATACAATACCATGCGTCAGATGTTTAACGAGTATGGTTATCACGAGGTGGAGACACCAATCCTGCAGCCAATTCCGGGAGGAGCTGCTGCACGTCCGTTTATTACGCACCACAATGCGCTAAACATGCCGTTGTACATGCGTATTGCCAACGAACTTTACCTGAAACGACTGATTGTTGGGGGTTTTGAAGGCGTTTACGAGTTTGCCAAAGATTTCCGTAACGAAGGTATGGACCGTACCCACAACCCGGAGTTTACGGTGATGGAAATTTACGTGGCCTACAAAGACTACAAATGGATGATGAGCTTTACTGAAGAAATTTGTGAGCGTGTGGCCATGGCCTTGCATGGAACCACAAAAGTTCAGTTGGGCGACAACATTATCGATTACAAAGCACCTTACCCGCGTGTTACCATGGCCGAAGCTATTTTGGAGCACACCGGTTACGATATTAACGGCAAGTCGGAAGAAGAGCTGCGCGAGATCTGCAAAAAGCTCGATATTGAAATCGACGAAACCATGGGTAAAGGAAAGTTGATTGACGAAATATTTGGCGAAAAATGTGAGGGCAACTACATTCAGCCAACGTTTATTACTGATTACCCAAAAGAAATGTCGCCGCTTACAAAAATGCACCGCGACAACCCGGAGCTGACCGAACGTTTTGAGTTGATGGTTAATGGTAAAGAGCTGGCTAATGCCTACTCGGAACTAAACGACCCAATCGATCAGCGTGAACGTTTTGAAGATCAATTAAAATTATCGGAAAAAGGTGACGACGAGGCTATGTTTATCGACCAGGATTTCCTTCGTGCGCTGGAATACGGTATGCCACCTACATCGGGAATGGGAATTGGAATGGACCGCTTAACGATGTTTATGACCAACAGCCCTTCGATTCAGGATGTGTTGTTCTTCCCGCAAATGAAACCGGAGAAAAAAGCGGTGGAGTTGACCGAGGACGAAAAAGCAGTGTTCGAATTGCTGAAAGTGGAATCGCCGATTGAACTGGCCGCATTAAAAGAAAAAGCCGGCCTGAGCAACAAAAAATGGGACAAAGCCATTAAAGGCCTCACCAAAAAGAATGTGGCTAAAGTTGAGAATACTGATGCCGGTTTGATGGTTACAGCCTTGTAGGAATCAAGTAAAAAGTTGAGCGTAGCGAATTGAAAATCGGCTACAGCCAAATCCCGACCGTAGCGTCGGGAGCAAAAGATACAGGAGCCTCTTCGATTTTCGGAGGGGCTTTTTAATTGCAATCCTAACCCCTTTCTGTATGTTGGAATTACACTTGAGAGCTATCGCCGAAGCCTTCAGCACAAAGGAAACATAGAGATTCTCTTTGGAAGCGAGACAATTCCATAGAGAATACCTATTATTCCATATGGAATTACTATTCGGAAACGCAGAATTATTTTATAGCAAAGGAGAAATACATTTCAGAACAATGAATACAACATCTGCCAATATGCTCTAAACCATATTCATTTCTTTTGAAAGATTTCCTGTTTGGTGTAATTTTAATCAGGAAAAATCTTTTTAACCATTTTTGTGTTATAAGAATATGGAACAGCAGGATTTCAATAAAGAGTTTCATTTAAAATTAAGGGCCGAATTTGAGCGCATCGATCAGCTGTGGGAGCAATTTCAGCGCCATTTTATTCGCGAGCAGTTGTTTATAGCAAACGAACATCCGGGCTTAAACCTGCCAAAAGATGAATTAAACAAAGCGCTAAAACAATATGCCGCTCACCTGTTTAATTGTGCCGACTCGGTAGCTGATAAAGATGAAAATTACAACGAAATACGATTAGCACTGGAATTGGAATCCATCACTCGTGCAACGGATAAATATCCTTCGCGTTTCCGGGAATCGGAGCTTACCCGGCAAACACATAAAAAAGCCAAAGAGTTGTTGATTCAGTTTTTCCCGGAACTCATGGAGCTATCGGCCAATGGATTTCGCATATTGGAGAAGTATTGTCTGTTTTATAATCTCGATTTCACTTCTGCCCTCGAAGAGAACAAAACAGCTTTCGGGTAGCAGAAACTCTTTTCCTTACAATTAATAGCCACCGCTTTTCCTGATCCATTTTGTCATCCTGCATATTCATTATCAGCAAAAATCTTTAATATTGTAACAGGCATGCCTCTTTAGCTCAGTTGGCAGAGCAGCTCATTCGTAATGAGCAGGTCGCGGGTTCAAGTCCCGTGAGAGGCTCTTTCCTCTCTATCTATAACGGGTCGCGGGCCCTGACGTTTCAGTCAGGATACTGATCAAGGCATCAGCATTCAAGTCCCGTGAGAGGCTCTTTCCTCTCCAATATCTAATTATTCAAATTTTGTAGTAAAACATAAAAAACCGAAGACACTTGCCCTCGGTTTCTCCATTTTCCAATTTGATTATTTCTTTCTATTTCCTTTGGCCGTGATAGTCGTAAAGCACTTCCTCAAACTCTGCATTTACTGCTTCATCCGGATTATATTCCGGCGAATCTTTAATGGCTTCTTTTGTCATATCAACACGGGCTTCACGGTCCGAGAAGCTGATCTTATCAATCACTTCAATCGGCAGAATCACTTTTTTACTCCATGGGAATAAATTATTCGTATCTACCACAAAGAACAGAATTTGCCAGTCGGTATCGTCAATAATCAAATCGGAAATATGCCCGAATTTGTCATCGGTGGCGTTAATTCCATAACCTTTAATCTCGTTAAAACTACGCAAACTTGTATCAATGTCTTCTTCCTTAATTACTTTACGCGGCGCTCTGAATGCTACACCCGGATAAAAAATAACTTCATTTCCGGCAAAAGCAGCAGAGTCAACCATCCAATACGGATATTTAATTCCATAATAATCGGCCAGCTTTCGTTCGTAAATTCGCGATACCGGCATGTCAAAACTTAAGTTTGGCGACCGTTTAATATTGTCTACACTCAAGTTTATTTTAAAAGTCTTTTCTTCCCAATCCGGCTCCCCCAAAAAGTTATAAGGCACCAATACCCTGTCCGCTTTAAAGAAGTTACCCAGATCAACTTCCACATAACGTATTATCCAACTTTTTTCGTCGAATAAAAAGTCATTTACTTTCCCCTCTTCTCCATTTTTTGCTTTAATGGAATATCCTATTAATTCTCTTAAACTACGTTTCATAATACCTGATTTTATATTTTTTGTGCACTATTGCACGCTATTTTTCTGAGCATTCCTTTATTGCTTTAGTTTTTAATACCAAATCCAAAGATGTGCCACAATAAGCAGCACAACAAAGCGACACATCTAATAAACCCTGACCTTCTGACACTTATGCAAACAAAATCAGTTTTATCAGGCAATAAAGAAAATGGATTTATTGTGGAAAAAAAGTCACAACAACTGTGGAGAATTGTTACTGACCGATAAGAATATTAACGGAAAAACGCAAGCACCTGGCAACTTACATGATGCATTAATTGGAAGCGGTTTTAAGGAAGAGTTTTTTTGAAAAGGGGGCAGAAATCCATATAACGGATTTTCGCAAATCCGTTTCGGAACCAAGGATAGAATTTCAACGATTGATGAGTAAGCAGAAATTAATGATTCTGTTTCACATCAAGGTAGCTTCTGTATATCACAATAGAAATCGCCATCAAAAACAATATACCATAAATAATTACTGCCATAACTTGTCGTTTTAAAGTATAGTTACGTTTACGGCTTTCAACAGCACTTGTTTCGCTTTAAATGAGATAGTTATCAAATATGAATTGTTAATATGTAGCAGAATACTAATGATTAAGAGGTTCAAAAACAAAGTGGTCGACTATTTACAGACTTCCCCTCTTATGGTATTTACTCCATTCAATTAGTGGTATTTCGTGGGTGCAGCCCCATACCAAAATATTTTTAGCTATGTTTTACATCCCGATAGCATAAAATCAATACTGCAACGATTATAGCTATCACGACGCTTCCATATAGAAAAATTGCCATAATAACTGGTTTTTAAGTTATTAACTATTTCACTTGTTTGCCAAAGCAAAACAATCTGCCTTGAAAACAAATCTTCTTCCAACACTACTTCCATAATATTTCGTTTATGTCAAGTCAATTACTTATACGCAAAAAACGTGCAAAAAGATTACCTTTTCGTCTTTTTTAGAATATTATTATAGGACGTAAATAGAGCTATTTAAAATCTTGGCAAGAAATTTCAACCGTAAAAACGGATGTTGAACTTGATTTGAATGAATTAGCTGTTACTTAATTTGACTTCGTTTTACGTAGTGGATGCAGTAAGCATTAAAAAGTTATTGAAATATTGTATTGAATGAAGGGTGCACCCGGCACTCCGGGAGGCTATAATTCCGGCTTACTCAGTACGGTGAAGTTATCCACGAGAAGAATTACGTATTGCACAAAAACTTTCCTCAACATAAAAACTTGAGCCTTTTTCAGAGAATATCTCTGATAAGGCTCTTTTTTTGCACAAAAAAAGCCACCCGGTTTCCCGGATGGCTTCTAATATATTCTTTTTTGCTTTGTATTAAGCGTTCAAAGTATAACGGTCGAAAGCTGTTACACTCAACTCCGCATCTGCACCTTTCAGGTATTCTTTTACAGACATTTTTCCGTCTTTAACAAAAGCCTGATTGATAAGTGTTACATCCTTGTACCACTTGTTCAATGAACCCATAGCAATTTTTTCAAGCATTGCTTCAGGTTTACCTTCTTTGCGGTATTTTTCTTTAGCGAACTCTAATTCCTTATCGATTTCAGCTTGTGGAATTGAAGCTTCGTCAACAGAAACAGGTGCCATAGCAGCAACCTGCATTGCAACATCTTTTCCTACCTGTGTATCAACAGCTTTGTTGAAAGCAACAAGAGTTGATAATTTGTTACCCGGGTGGATGTAAGGAACTACAGCCTCGTCGGCTAAACATTTGTAATACGAAAGGTCAAGTTTTTCACCAGTTACACCGGTTTGCTCAGTAACTTGTGCTTCAATAGTAGAACCGTCAATCTCCAGCGCTTTTAATGCTTCCAAACTTTCAGGTTTGGCTTCCAATGCTTTTGCAAGAATTTTCTCAGCAAATGCAACAAAGCTTTCGTTTTTAGCAACAAAGTCAGTTTCGCAATTCAATACAATGATTGCTCCGAATTTTCCGTCTTCAGTCGCTTTTGCAAGAGCTACACCTTCAGCGGCGTCTCTGTCTGCACGTTTGTTAGCAATTAATTTTCCTTTTTCGCGGATGATTTCCAGTGCTTTCTCGAAGTCACCTTCGGCGTCTTTCAGGGCGTTTTTGCAATCCATCATCCCTGCGCCCGATACTTTACGCAATTTTACTACGTCTGCTGTTGTAAAAGACATAATTAAAATCTCTTTTAAATGGTTTATATATTACTTAACCTTTACTTACTCTTCAGAAGTTTCTTCTGCTTTTGCTGCCTTCTTTTTAGGAGCTTCTTCAGTTTCGTCTTCTTTATCTTTCTCAATTTTGCGCTCGCTCAAACCAGCTTTAACAGCGTCGCACATCTCACCCACAATAATGCGGATTGACTGAGAGGCGTCGTCGTTAGCAGGAATTACAAAGTCGATATCATCAGGATTTGAGTTAGTATCAACAATAGCAAATACAGGAATTCCTAATTTTTTTGCTTCGCGAACAGCAATTTTTTCTTTCAATACGTCAACAACAAATAATGCAGCCGGCAAACGGGTAAGGTCTGAGATAGAACCCAATACTTTATCCAGTTTCGCACGCTGACGAGTAATTTGTAGTTTTTCGCGTTTTGAAAGGTTATCCCAACTTGTGTCCTTCATCATTTTATCGATGGAGATCATTTTTTTAACCGCTTTACGGATTGTTGGGAAGTTGGTAAGCATACCTCCTGGCCAGCGCTCAGTTACGTAAGGCATTCCTACCTCTTTAACTTGCTCGGCAACCAGTTCTTTGGCTTGTTTTTTAGTGGCAACGAATAACACTTTACGACCTGATTTTGCAATTTGTTTGATGGCTGCAGCAGCTTCATCAATTTTTACAACTGTTTTTTGCAGATCGATAATGTGAATACCGTTTTTCTCCATGAAGATATAAGGCTCCATGTTTGGATTCCACTTTCTTTTCAGGTGACCGAAATGTGCACCTGCTTCCAATAATTCTTGAAAATTTGTTTTTGGCATCTTTTTACTTTTTCTATGCTCTAAAAGCAACCGCTGAGTAGTCCCGGTTCATCGGGAATCACAGCCGTTTTAGATCCATATAATTTGATAAATAATAATCTTAACGTTTTGAGAACTGGAAACGTTTTCTTGCTTTTGGTTGTCCAGGTTTTTTACGTTCCACCTCGCGTGGATCTCTGGTAACAAAACCTGCAGCTTTCAACTGTGGTCTTGACTCAGGATCGATTTCCATTAATGCACGGGTAACTGCCAAACGGAAGGCTTCTGCCTGACCTTTTGGGCCACCACCATCAAGGTTTGCTTTAATATCATATTTTTCAGCAACCGCCAGAAGATTTAGTGGCTGCATTGCAATATATTGCAACGTTTCTGCAGGAAAGTACTCTTTAAGTTCCCTTTTATTAATGGTAATATTTCCTTTACCTTCGCTTACGTAAATACGAGCAACAGCTGTTTTTCTACGTCCGATTGTGTTTATTACTTCCATTATTTAATCGTATTTAAATCAACAACTTTTGGTTTTTGAGCCTCATATTTGTGCTCTGCACCAACTACTACATGCAAATTTCGGTATAAGGCACTACCCAATTTGTTTTTAGGGAGCATACCTTTTACAGCTTTCTCAACCAAACGCTCAGGATATTTAGCTAAAATATCTTGAGGATTCTGAGTACGCTGTCCACCCGGGTAACCAGTGTGACGAACATAAACTTTGTCCGACATTTTTTTACCGGTTAATGCAACTTTTTCAGCATTGATAACAATTACGTTATCACCACAATCTACGTGAGGTGTGAAACCTGGCTTGTATTTACCTCTTAACATTTTGGCAACTACACTTGCCAAACGTCCCAATACCATATTTTCGGCATCAACAACTACCCATTCTTTATTAACGGTAGCTTTGTTAGCCGAAACAGTTTTATAACTAAGTGTGTCCACTTTTCTAATTTTTTATTGTTTAAAACACTTCTGATTTTACTTTTCGCCGCATTTTTTGTCTCAACGGAATTTTTCGACAAACTGCTTTACTCCAAGAAAATCAACTATTTACACTCCTTATTTCTAAGGATAATAATCGGGACTGCAAAAGTATTCTCTTTTTTTGGATTTCCAAAGAAATAACAGTCAAAATTTCAATTAGTTAAATGATTTCCTGACCGTTTTGAAATCCTTTCCTGAAAACGGCTCAAATGTACCATTCCACTCAGGATTCGCGACAATTGCTTCAGATGAAATTAATGTTAACACACTGTTGTAAAAAAGAAGCCGAAGCGAAATTATTGTCGCTCACAAAATTATATACATTTGTAAGAAGTAGATATTTGTAGCAGCATGAGCAAAAAACCTAAAAAGTTTAAAAAGCGTTTTTTCAATTCCTGGATTACTTCGTTAACCAGTATTACGCTTGTGCTTATTTTGCTGGGCATGCTAAGTTTTATTCTTATCAACAGCAAAAAGCTATCGGATTATGTGCGCGAAAAAATCGGATTCACCCTCGTTCTGGCCGACGACTTACGAGAAACAGAAATCATTCGCCTGCAAAAAATATTAAGTGCCGGCGATTTTGTGAAGTCGGTTAATTACATCGATAAAGAATCGGCTGCCAAAGAACTGACAAAAGAATTGGGCGAAGATTTCCAGGGATTTCTGGGCTACAACCCGCTTTTTGCTTCGCTCGACATAAAACTAAATGCAGCCTACACTCACACTGACAGTCTTCAGGTTTTGGAACAGAGATTTTTGGAATACCCTCAGGTTACCAAGGTTTATTATCAGAAAAACCTGGTTACACTGATTAACGAAAACGTAAAAAGAATAAGCCTTGCATTGCTGATATTAAGCGGACTGCTTACTTTCATATTCTTTGGACTGATTAACAATACCGTTCGCCTGTTGATTTATTCGCAGCGTTTTACCATAAACACCATGCAAATGGTTGGTGCCAGTAAAGGTTTTATTCGCAGACCATTTTTAATTAAAAGTTTATTTCTTGGTGCGCTTGGCGGACTTTTCGCAAATACCATTCTTATTGGCAGCATATATTTCTACAAACAAGAACTTTACGGCTTGATAAATTTTGCCGATCTGCAAACGATTATGCTTATTGCCGGCATTGTATTTTTATTGGGCTTTACCATCTCATTTTTATCAACGTGGTTGGCACTGGGTAAATTCCTTCGCATGAAATTTGATGAATTATTTTATTAATTATCTTTACACCACAATTTCAGAAAATAATGGCTAAAAAAAGTAAAGAAGTAAAGGAAACTGCAGGCTTTGCACTGGGCAAAGAAAACTATAAACTTATGGCAATTGGTTTTGCCGTAATCGTTGTTGGATTTATATTAATGGCCGGCGGAGGAAGCGACGATCCCAATGTATTTAGTGAAGACATTTTTAGCTTTCGCCGAATTACATTAGCTCCTATCCTGTTACTTCTGGGCTTTGGATTCGAGATTTACGCCATTATGAAAAAACCAAAAGACGATTAAGCTTATCTTTTTATGACTGAACTCCAGGCATTACTTCTCGGTATCATCCAGGGACTTACCGAATTTCTTCCCGTTAGCTCAAGCGGACATCTTGAAATTGGACACGCGCTTCTGGGTATTGAAGATGAAAACAGTTTACTTTTTGTTTTAACCGTTCATGTGGCAACGGTACTTAGTACCATTCTTGTATTCAGAAAGGATATTTTACTGTTGTGTAAAGATCTTTTTGCATTTCAATGGAACGAATCAACCGAATATATCAGCAAACTTCTTTTTTCGTCTATTCCAATAGTGATTGTTGGCTTTCTGTTTCGCGATAAACTGGAATCCCTTTTTACGGGCAATTTATTTTTTGTGGGCTGCATGCTGCTTTTTACTGCCTGCTTACTAACACTTACTCAATTTGTTAAAAAAAGCGATGGGAAGATCACATTTGGCAAAGCATTGCTAATTGGAATTGCTCAAACAATGGCAGTTTTGCCGGGAATATCACGAAGCGGATCGACCATTGCGACAGGTTTACTTTTAAAAGGAAAAAAGGAAGATGTTGCCCGTTTTTCGTTCCTGATGGTTTTAATTCCGATTTTAGGAGCTGCCTTTGTCGACATCGTAACAGGCGAGTTAAATTCAACCAAAGTTGAACTACTTCCATTACTGATCGGATTTGTAAGTGCTTTTATTTCAGGATGGCTGGCCTGTTCGTGGATGATAAAAATCGTAAAACGTGGTAAATTAATTTATTTCGCAATTTATTGCGCTCTTATTGGGCTAATTGCTATCTTTGCAGCCTGATTTTTCAAAACAGGCTTAATTTACTGGAAGATAGATTCTTAATGCCCGATTTCAAAAAAACATACGATTTCCCTGGCGGGGAAATTTTGCTTTTCGACAAAGAACTGGAATGGACATCGTTTGATGTGGTTAACAAGATAAGGTATAACCTGTGCCAGATGATGGGAATAAAAAAGTTGAAAGTTGGCCATGCCGGAACGCTTGATCCGCTGGCAACAGGGCTGGTACTTTTGTGCACAGGCAAAGCCACAAAAAAAATTGAGGAACTGCAACTGGGCGAAAAAGAGTACATTGCAACGTTAAAGATTGGAGCAACTACTCCATCGTTCGATTTGGAAACAGAGGAAGACAGTCAGGCCGATTTTTCGCATGTTACTCGCGAAAGTTTTGAAAAAGTACTACCGCAGTTTATCGGAAATATCGACCAGGTACCACCGGTATTTTCGGCTGTAAAAGTAAAGGGGAAACGCGCATTCGATTATGCCCGAAATGGTGAGGATGTAAAACTTAAAGCAAAAACAATTGTTATAAGAAGCATTGAAATTGAATCGTTTAATCTTC
This genomic interval carries:
- the lysS gene encoding lysine--tRNA ligase; its protein translation is MSHQELSEQEIIRRNSLQKMRELGIDPYPAAQYHVNTNTKEIKQNFKEEEKNFQDVVIAGRLMSRRIMGKAAFAEIQDHEGRIQIYVNRDEICTGDDKVMYNEVFKKLLDIGDIIGVKGHAFITQMGELTIHVTEFTVLNKSLRPLPIVKEKDGKTFDAFTDPEQRYRQRYIDLIVNPEVKETFKKRTIIYNTMRQMFNEYGYHEVETPILQPIPGGAAARPFITHHNALNMPLYMRIANELYLKRLIVGGFEGVYEFAKDFRNEGMDRTHNPEFTVMEIYVAYKDYKWMMSFTEEICERVAMALHGTTKVQLGDNIIDYKAPYPRVTMAEAILEHTGYDINGKSEEELREICKKLDIEIDETMGKGKLIDEIFGEKCEGNYIQPTFITDYPKEMSPLTKMHRDNPELTERFELMVNGKELANAYSELNDPIDQRERFEDQLKLSEKGDDEAMFIDQDFLRALEYGMPPTSGMGIGMDRLTMFMTNSPSIQDVLFFPQMKPEKKAVELTEDEKAVFELLKVESPIELAALKEKAGLSNKKWDKAIKGLTKKNVAKVENTDAGLMVTAL
- a CDS encoding PRC-barrel domain-containing protein, translated to MKRSLRELIGYSIKAKNGEEGKVNDFLFDEKSWIIRYVEVDLGNFFKADRVLVPYNFLGEPDWEEKTFKINLSVDNIKRSPNLSFDMPVSRIYERKLADYYGIKYPYWMVDSAAFAGNEVIFYPGVAFRAPRKVIKEEDIDTSLRSFNEIKGYGINATDDKFGHISDLIIDDTDWQILFFVVDTNNLFPWSKKVILPIEVIDKISFSDREARVDMTKEAIKDSPEYNPDEAVNAEFEEVLYDYHGQRK
- the tsf gene encoding translation elongation factor Ts — translated: MSFTTADVVKLRKVSGAGMMDCKNALKDAEGDFEKALEIIREKGKLIANKRADRDAAEGVALAKATEDGKFGAIIVLNCETDFVAKNESFVAFAEKILAKALEAKPESLEALKALEIDGSTIEAQVTEQTGVTGEKLDLSYYKCLADEAVVPYIHPGNKLSTLVAFNKAVDTQVGKDVAMQVAAMAPVSVDEASIPQAEIDKELEFAKEKYRKEGKPEAMLEKIAMGSLNKWYKDVTLINQAFVKDGKMSVKEYLKGADAELSVTAFDRYTLNA
- the rpsB gene encoding 30S ribosomal protein S2, encoding MPKTNFQELLEAGAHFGHLKRKWNPNMEPYIFMEKNGIHIIDLQKTVVKIDEAAAAIKQIAKSGRKVLFVATKKQAKELVAEQVKEVGMPYVTERWPGGMLTNFPTIRKAVKKMISIDKMMKDTSWDNLSKREKLQITRQRAKLDKVLGSISDLTRLPAALFVVDVLKEKIAVREAKKLGIPVFAIVDTNSNPDDIDFVIPANDDASQSIRIIVGEMCDAVKAGLSERKIEKDKEDETEEAPKKKAAKAEETSEE
- the rpsI gene encoding 30S ribosomal protein S9 encodes the protein MEVINTIGRRKTAVARIYVSEGKGNITINKRELKEYFPAETLQYIAMQPLNLLAVAEKYDIKANLDGGGPKGQAEAFRLAVTRALMEIDPESRPQLKAAGFVTRDPREVERKKPGQPKARKRFQFSKR
- the rplM gene encoding 50S ribosomal protein L13; protein product: MDTLSYKTVSANKATVNKEWVVVDAENMVLGRLASVVAKMLRGKYKPGFTPHVDCGDNVIVINAEKVALTGKKMSDKVYVRHTGYPGGQRTQNPQDILAKYPERLVEKAVKGMLPKNKLGSALYRNLHVVVGAEHKYEAQKPKVVDLNTIK
- a CDS encoding permease-like cell division protein FtsX; translated protein: MSKKPKKFKKRFFNSWITSLTSITLVLILLGMLSFILINSKKLSDYVREKIGFTLVLADDLRETEIIRLQKILSAGDFVKSVNYIDKESAAKELTKELGEDFQGFLGYNPLFASLDIKLNAAYTHTDSLQVLEQRFLEYPQVTKVYYQKNLVTLINENVKRISLALLILSGLLTFIFFGLINNTVRLLIYSQRFTINTMQMVGASKGFIRRPFLIKSLFLGALGGLFANTILIGSIYFYKQELYGLINFADLQTIMLIAGIVFLLGFTISFLSTWLALGKFLRMKFDELFY
- a CDS encoding DUF3098 domain-containing protein, with protein sequence MAKKSKEVKETAGFALGKENYKLMAIGFAVIVVGFILMAGGGSDDPNVFSEDIFSFRRITLAPILLLLGFGFEIYAIMKKPKDD
- a CDS encoding undecaprenyl-diphosphate phosphatase produces the protein MTELQALLLGIIQGLTEFLPVSSSGHLEIGHALLGIEDENSLLFVLTVHVATVLSTILVFRKDILLLCKDLFAFQWNESTEYISKLLFSSIPIVIVGFLFRDKLESLFTGNLFFVGCMLLFTACLLTLTQFVKKSDGKITFGKALLIGIAQTMAVLPGISRSGSTIATGLLLKGKKEDVARFSFLMVLIPILGAAFVDIVTGELNSTKVELLPLLIGFVSAFISGWLACSWMIKIVKRGKLIYFAIYCALIGLIAIFAA
- the truB gene encoding tRNA pseudouridine(55) synthase TruB gives rise to the protein MPDFKKTYDFPGGEILLFDKELEWTSFDVVNKIRYNLCQMMGIKKLKVGHAGTLDPLATGLVLLCTGKATKKIEELQLGEKEYIATLKIGATTPSFDLETEEDSQADFSHVTRESFEKVLPQFIGNIDQVPPVFSAVKVKGKRAFDYARNGEDVKLKAKTIVIRSIEIESFNLPEVKLKVVCGKGTYIRSLARDIGEALNCGAYLTGLIRTRIGDYKLEDAFKVDFFLENLNLDETN